From the genome of Lutzomyia longipalpis isolate SR_M1_2022 chromosome 2, ASM2433408v1, one region includes:
- the LOC129789306 gene encoding mucin-2, producing MDTVYSTKKYLQTLTAGSDYYRSPSTVRQMSHDYTSYHNTMGRRSTLNPYTHMTNKYSYPTDHSLSSHYGGYNSWGLWRDSANLSLSALSSTKKRGVRSFSIILMTAAFIVVLAVLSVAGLAFYFSTFRSEMDDSLLVFDGSFQVMRGDLYTTGLKYNHTAAFRQKQQFYERLIDSALASGGLRTTRCDVMSFGSGPLVNVNFRVFVDIKSTPPMTMINVEEHIRNSLLNEVTSSNSSFKNIKIDPESIEVKRSLDVEALKTSSFVKEIDMATETTTRVTPSFDERITKKSGVIEKTIHKFSSSTTRQTQSPKPTNSTPSVIQGSYEITKTEADLTYRKDYSTPTVATTDSVTTVTLKPFVNHATIKVKSPSKKGGAISTVEKINATRIHNVGKVDKVENPVRTTTFLPVTVTPVTSTESLMSTSTKEEIISEAQSSTSSSTTESVSQSSTEEANENVSPSVANNKNPPKLDVNLFTSSPVLDHEPWRPINPSTPPRVKPVEEAPIAPKIDVTQPKREEVVLYRNRGDILATEKSPPLPIYYQSYTNPSFSATTMGIERLGAADVKPYPLPVNKLYDDDVNPTSLNQGEVIRNPTSGLKVTYDDYIHGDRFEHLGGGVIVKKPETASQENNSSAEVEVSTVENIEGTTPPMDGVEEADQLGEILYDLLNTSDEKYATTDGVSTTEKINFNNIRQHILNMARNTTSNPHNSTTTENSFTASESARGNVTSDVITLGDISSESVTTSSYVEVETLDYTPPSWDPPALFPIQSKWEFVNGSSVLVTENIPMKRIYNDTLQAWIVENSQQEQEPTRLQELTSKKQDSGNIQNISAIFDTLASKLGITPNIASKIPPFHTSKKNRTRGPSSTTESLTKETTTVSLTTPRSTSPATKSTTTTTETTSSTDATDATSEIPLILVRSSSETTPNLSAETISGMAEVEEVDPAIFEEIMRRSSTTKLPPLVTLLPARSNLAVRTFRPPIKHVDSRNFKTPLARIVTASMSVGN from the exons ATGGACACGGTTTACAGCACCAAGAAATACCTGCAGACGCTCACGGCAGGAAGCGACTACTACAGGAGTCCCAGTACAGTTAGACAAATG TCGCACGATTACACATCGTACCACAACACCATGGGTCGGAGGTCCACCCTCAACCCTTACACCCACATGACTAACAAATACTCCTACCCAACCGACCACAGCCTTAGCAGTCACTACGGTGGGTACAATTCATGGGGCTTATGGCGGGATTCTGCCAATTTGTCACTATCGGCGCTGTCATCGACGAAAAAGCGTGGCGTGAGATCCTTTTCAATAATCCTGATGACTGCAGCTTTTATCGTGGTCCTTGCGGTGCTCTCTGTTGCCGGATTGGCGTTCTACTTCAGCACGTTCCGCTCAGAAATGGATGACT CACTCCTCGTATTTGATGGCTCATTCCAAGTAATGCGAGGCGATTTGTACACCACGGGCCTAAAATACAATCACACGGCGGCATTTCGGCAAAAGCAGCAATTCTACGAGAGATTGATAGACAGCGCCCTAGCCAGTGGCGGTCTCAGAACAACGCGTTGCGACGTAATGAGCTTTGGGAGTGGGCCACTTGTGAATGTGAACTTTCGCGTGTTTGTCGACATCAAAAGCACACCACCAAT GACAATGATAAATGTAGAAGAGCACATAAGGAATTCGCTGCTGAATGAGGTCACGTCTTCAAACTCCTCCTtcaagaatataaaaattgacCCGGAGTCGATTGAGGTGAAAAGATCACTCGATGTTGAGGCACTCAAGACTTCATCATTTGTCAAGGAAATCGAT atGGCAACGGAAACTACCACAAGAGTTACGCCGTCATTCGATGAGCGCATCACGAAGAAATCGGGTGTCATTGAGAAGACAATCCACAAGTTTTCATCTTCAACAACACGCCAAACTCAGTCTCCGAAGCCAACAAATAGCACCCCATCCGTTATTCAGGGCTCGTATGAGATTACCAAGACCGAGGCTGACCTGACATACAGGAAGGATTACTCAACACCGACTGTGGCTACCACGGATTCTGTGACAACAGTTACGCTAAAGCCATTTGTCAATCATGCCACGATTAAGGTGAAGAGTCCCTCCAAGAAGGGTGGTGCGATATCAACTGTTGAAAAAATCAACGCTACAAGAATTCATAACGTGGGCAAG GTGGATAAAGTTGAGAATCCTGTAAGAACTACAACATTCTTACCGGTGACAGTGACACCCGTCACGAGTACGGAGAGTCTGATGAGCACGTCCACAAAGGAGGAAATCATCAGTGAGGCGCAATCTTCAACCTCCTCCTCAACCACCGAGAGTGTGAGTCAATCAAGCACAGAGGAAGCGAATGAGAACGTCAGTCCATCTGTTGCGAATAACAAGAATCCACCAAAACTCGATGTGAATCTCTTCACGAGCTCCCCTGTGTTGGATCATGAACCATGGCGACCCATTAATCCATCCACCCCGCCACGAGTAAAACCTGTCGAAGAGGCACCAATTGCGCCCAAGATTGACGTCACTCAACCAAAGAGGGAGGAGGTGGTGCTGTATAGAAATCGCGGAGATATCCTGGCGACCGAGAAGAGTCCACCCCTTCCCATCTACTACCAGAGCTACACGAATCCCTCATTCTCCGCCACCACGATGGGCATTGAGCGTCTCGGTGCGGCTGATGTTAAACCGTACCCACTGCCCGTGAATAAGTTATACGACGACGATGTCAATCCAACTTCCCTCAATCAGGGTGAGGTAATTCGCAACCCCACTTCAGGTCTCAAAGTCACCTACGATGACTATATACACGGCGATCGATTTGAGCATCTTGGCGGTGGGGTGATTGTAAAGAAACCCGAAACTGCAtcccaagaaaataattctagtGCTGAAGTTGAGGTGTCCACTGTTGAAAATATCGAAGGTACAACACCGCCAATGGATGGCGTTGAGGAAGCTGACCAATTGGGAGAAATACTCTATGATTTGCTCAATACGAGCGATGAAAAGTACGCTACAACCGATGGGGTGAGCACCACTGAGAAAATTAACTTCAACAACATTCGCCAACATATCCTCAATATGGCACGCAATACCACCAGCAATCCTCACAATAGCACCACaactgaaaattcattcactGCCTCCGAGTCTGCACGGGGAAACGTAACAAGTGACGTCATTACACTAGGCGACATTTCTTCTGAATCAGTCACAACATCATCGTATGTTGAAGTTGAGACCTTGGATTATACGCCACCATCATGGGATCCACCAGCATTGTTTCCGATACAATCAAAATGGGAGTTCGTCAATGGATCTTCAGTTCTCGTAACGGAAAATATCCCCATGAAGAGGATCTACAACGACACACTTCAAGCTTGGATAGTTGAGAATTCACAGCAGGAGCAGGAACCAACAAGGCTGCAAGAGTTAACGTCAAAGAAGCAAGATTCAGGCAACATTCAGAACATTTCTGCCATATTTGATACACTAGCCTCAAAGTTGGGCATTACACCCAATATTGCGAGTAAAATTCCACCATTCCACACGTCCAAGAAGAACAGAACACGCGGTCCATCGTCAACAACTGAGAGTCTCACCAAAGAAACAACAACAGTGAGCCTAACTACACCACGATCGACATCTCCAGCAACAAAATCAACGACAACTACAACAGAAACAACATCGTCAACTGATGCAACTGATGCAACTTCGGAGATCCCATTAATCCTCGTACGATCGTCTTCGGAGACAACTCCAAATCTATCAGCCGAGACCATTTCTGGTATGGCTGAGGTTGAGGAAGTCGATCCGGCTATTTTCGAGGAGATCATGAGAAGATCATCAACGACAAAACTCCCACCACTTGTTACCCTCTTGCCAGCACGATCCAATTTGGCTGTTAGGACCTTCAGACCACCCATTAAACACGTCGATAGTCGCAACTTCAAGACACCCCTGGCGAGGATTGTTACAGCTAGCATGAGTGTAGGCAACTAA